Proteins encoded together in one Gemmatimonadetes bacterium T265 window:
- the aspS gene encoding aspartate--tRNA(Asp/Asn) ligase codes for MRPVPSSAFVSDPASGTPASPAVLPATSIRTHACGALRAADAGTTVTLGGWVHRARDLGALVFIDLRDRSGIAQLSFDPAWSDAETIAAAAAVGVESVVVVSGEVALRPADRRNPEMETGDVEVRVRSLRVVGPSVTPAIPVARGKTEKLPAEELRLRYRHLDLRRPELQRNLVLRHRLLQATRRYLSAHSFLELETPILTKPTPEGARDYLVPSRVHAGEFYALPQSPQLYKQLFMVAGFDRYFQIARCFRDEDLRADRQPEFTQIDVEASFVQQDDIVALTEGLLVELFAEARLAISAPFRRMTYADAMERYGVDRPDLRYGLELRDVSDVFRGTEFKGAADVFAAGGRFRAFVAPGGARFSRKEQDEFTALAKGAGAPYAIVLKQVDGRLEGSAAKFLRADAAAQLGLTDGAAAVVVPGPDHVTSPALDRLRQDVARRLGLVRDDALELLWVVDFPMFERDPATGALAAMHHPFTSAQPEDLPLLASEPWRARARAYDVVLNGTELGGGSIRISDPAQQEQALALLGIDAETAEARFGFLLEALRSGAPPHGGIALGFDRIAMLLSGAASLRDVIAFPKTTAARALFEGAPTAVPDQELRDLQLTAAVPVGASGGGVG; via the coding sequence GTGCGGCCGGTCCCTTCGTCCGCCTTCGTGTCCGACCCCGCTTCAGGTACGCCCGCTTCGCCCGCGGTTCTCCCCGCGACTTCGATTCGCACCCACGCGTGCGGCGCACTCCGGGCCGCCGACGCCGGCACGACGGTCACGCTCGGTGGGTGGGTGCACCGCGCCCGCGACCTTGGCGCACTCGTGTTCATCGATCTGCGCGACCGGAGCGGCATCGCGCAGCTCTCGTTCGACCCAGCGTGGAGCGACGCCGAGACGATCGCCGCGGCGGCTGCGGTCGGCGTCGAAAGCGTCGTGGTAGTATCGGGTGAGGTCGCGCTCCGCCCGGCCGATCGGCGCAACCCGGAGATGGAAACGGGCGACGTCGAGGTGCGCGTACGATCGCTGCGGGTCGTCGGCCCGTCGGTGACCCCGGCGATCCCGGTCGCGCGCGGCAAGACGGAAAAGCTGCCCGCCGAGGAGCTGCGTCTGCGGTACCGGCACCTCGACCTGCGGCGCCCGGAGTTGCAGCGCAACCTCGTCCTGCGCCACCGCCTGCTGCAGGCGACACGGCGGTACCTGAGCGCGCACAGCTTCTTGGAGCTCGAGACGCCGATCCTCACCAAACCGACGCCCGAAGGGGCGCGGGACTACCTGGTGCCGAGCCGCGTCCATGCGGGGGAGTTCTACGCGCTGCCGCAGAGCCCGCAGCTCTACAAGCAGCTGTTCATGGTCGCCGGCTTCGACCGCTACTTCCAGATCGCGCGCTGCTTTCGCGACGAGGACCTCCGGGCCGACCGCCAGCCGGAGTTCACGCAGATCGACGTCGAGGCGTCGTTCGTCCAGCAGGACGACATCGTCGCACTCACCGAGGGGCTGCTCGTCGAGCTGTTCGCCGAAGCGCGGCTCGCCATCTCGGCCCCCTTCCGCCGCATGACGTACGCCGACGCGATGGAGCGCTACGGCGTCGACCGCCCCGACCTGCGTTACGGGCTCGAGCTGCGCGACGTGAGCGACGTGTTCCGCGGGACGGAGTTCAAGGGCGCGGCGGACGTCTTCGCGGCCGGCGGCCGCTTTCGCGCGTTCGTCGCGCCTGGCGGCGCGCGCTTCTCGCGCAAGGAGCAGGACGAGTTCACCGCGCTCGCCAAGGGCGCGGGCGCGCCATACGCGATCGTCCTGAAGCAGGTCGACGGCCGGCTCGAAGGCTCGGCGGCGAAGTTCCTCCGCGCGGACGCGGCGGCCCAACTCGGTCTAACGGACGGCGCGGCGGCGGTCGTCGTGCCCGGGCCGGACCACGTGACGAGCCCCGCGCTCGACCGGCTCCGCCAGGACGTGGCGCGCCGGCTCGGCCTCGTGCGCGACGACGCGCTCGAGCTGCTCTGGGTCGTGGACTTTCCGATGTTCGAGCGCGACCCCGCGACCGGGGCGCTCGCCGCGATGCACCACCCGTTCACGTCCGCGCAGCCCGAGGATCTCCCGCTGCTCGCGTCGGAGCCGTGGCGCGCGCGTGCGCGCGCGTACGACGTCGTGCTCAACGGGACCGAACTCGGCGGCGGGAGCATCCGCATCTCGGACCCCGCGCAGCAGGAGCAGGCGCTCGCGCTGCTCGGGATCGACGCCGAGACCGCCGAGGCGCGCTTCGGGTTCCTGCTCGAGGCGCTGCGCAGCGGCGCGCCCCCGCACGGCGGCATTGCGTTAGGCTTCGACCGGATCGCGATGCTGCTGTCGGGCGCGGCCTCGCTGCGGGACGTGATCGCCTTCCCGAAGACGACCGCGGCGCGCGCGCTGTTCGAGGGCGCGCCGACGGCGGTGCCGGACCAGGAGCTGCGCGACTTGCAGTTGACCGCGGCCGTTCCGGTCGGCGCGTCCGGGGGAGGCGTCGGGTGA
- a CDS encoding phosphate starvation protein PhoH: MSDDGLYRAADAGVTQRLSTEGTDLLTLAGVNDQNLVELARITGARVALRGETLTLGGSTDGVARATAIAQRMLEITRQGVVLTPDDVLRISLDPGREGDGAVAGGNGAGPNGVSSGGADGRLALPGVRRVIQAKTPGQAEYMRKIAEHDVVVGIGPAGTGKTYLAVAMAVDALVRKRVRRIVLARPAVEAGESLGFLPGDMQAKVDPYLRPLYDALDEMMPQERVQKALETRTIEIAPLAFMRGRTLGDAFVILDEAQNATNLQMKMFLTRLGVNSKIVITGDKTQIDLPKREDSGLMQVERILHGIEGIAFHYFGEADVVRHRLVREIIKAYADDAGD; this comes from the coding sequence GTGAGCGACGACGGCCTGTACCGCGCGGCGGACGCCGGCGTCACGCAACGCCTGAGCACCGAGGGGACCGACCTGCTCACCCTCGCCGGCGTGAACGACCAGAACCTCGTCGAGCTGGCGCGGATCACCGGCGCGCGCGTCGCGCTCCGCGGCGAGACGCTCACGCTCGGCGGGAGCACGGACGGGGTCGCGCGCGCGACCGCGATCGCGCAGCGCATGCTCGAGATCACCCGTCAGGGCGTCGTGCTCACGCCGGACGACGTGCTGCGCATCAGCCTCGACCCGGGGCGCGAGGGCGACGGCGCGGTCGCGGGCGGGAACGGGGCGGGGCCGAACGGCGTCAGCTCGGGCGGGGCCGACGGGCGCCTCGCGCTGCCGGGCGTCCGCCGCGTCATCCAGGCGAAAACGCCCGGGCAGGCCGAGTACATGCGGAAGATCGCCGAGCACGACGTCGTGGTCGGCATCGGGCCGGCGGGGACCGGGAAGACGTACCTCGCCGTCGCGATGGCGGTCGACGCGCTCGTGCGTAAGCGCGTGCGGCGCATCGTGCTCGCGCGCCCCGCGGTCGAGGCGGGCGAGTCGTTAGGCTTTCTCCCCGGCGACATGCAGGCGAAGGTCGACCCGTACCTGCGCCCGCTCTACGACGCGCTCGACGAAATGATGCCGCAGGAGCGCGTGCAGAAGGCGCTCGAGACGCGCACGATCGAGATCGCGCCGCTCGCCTTCATGCGCGGCCGCACGCTCGGCGACGCGTTCGTCATCCTCGACGAGGCGCAGAACGCGACCAACCTGCAGATGAAGATGTTCCTGACGCGCCTCGGCGTGAACTCGAAGATCGTCATCACCGGCGACAAGACGCAGATCGACCTCCCGAAGCGCGAGGACTCGGGACTGATGCAGGTGGAGCGCATCCTGCACGGCATCGAGGGGATCGCGTTCCACTACTTCGGCGAGGCCGACGTGGTGCGGCACCGGCTGGTCCGCGAGATCATCAAGGCGTACGCCGACGACGCGGGCGACTGA
- the ybeY gene encoding endoribonuclease YbeY: MSVEVHVNAVGVRVPLARMRVKALAADVVRAERVRHAELSYTFVTRHAIATLNRRHLGHRGPTDIITFEFAAVPGGPVGGDVYIAPEVAREHAARFGRPAREELARLVVHGALHAIGYTHPEDGSRETSAMWRRQERYLVRFYARPEPAPA; encoded by the coding sequence GTGAGCGTCGAGGTGCACGTGAACGCGGTCGGCGTGCGTGTTCCGCTCGCCCGGATGCGCGTGAAGGCGCTCGCCGCCGACGTGGTGCGCGCCGAACGCGTGCGTCACGCGGAGCTGTCGTACACGTTCGTGACACGCCACGCGATCGCGACGCTCAACCGACGTCACCTCGGCCACCGCGGTCCGACGGACATCATCACGTTCGAGTTCGCGGCGGTTCCGGGCGGACCGGTCGGTGGAGACGTCTACATCGCGCCGGAGGTCGCGCGCGAGCACGCCGCGCGCTTCGGGCGGCCCGCGCGCGAGGAGCTCGCCCGACTCGTCGTCCACGGCGCGCTGCACGCGATCGGCTACACGCATCCGGAGGACGGCTCGCGCGAGACGTCGGCCATGTGGCGGCGGCAGGAACGGTACCTCGTGCGTTTCTATGCCCGCCCCGAGCCCGCACCCGCATGA
- the argK gene encoding LAO/AO transport system kinase produces MTGSRRGRRGLPVSFRHMSSPPATAAPSVPRADPIAPRADPIGRVLADIDAGRAAAVARAVSIVENHRPGFDRLLGALHPRLGRAERIGITGPPGAGKSTLTTALARALRARGKRVGIVAVDPTSPFTGGALLGDRVRMEAVALDPGVFIRSLATRGSLGGLSSAAREVCDVLDGAGFDVVLLETVGVGQSELDVSRAADTTLVVLVPESGDSIQTLKAGVMEIADVFCVNKADRPGADRLRNDIELMLGLRRGGTGATPAHHGVDLAGLADDPAHRDHVRDLLNPARGARRAAAGEQEGTWTPPVLRSVASKGEGVDEVLDALDRHRRYLEASGQLAERRRARLRERVVEITEATLRRRLWNDAGTNAWLDSQLPAVQAGETTPFAVADALVARSGALIGGPPRGGA; encoded by the coding sequence GTGACCGGGTCGCGGCGCGGCCGCCGCGGCCTGCCGGTTAGCTTCCGGCACATGTCGTCGCCCCCCGCGACCGCCGCGCCGTCCGTGCCGCGTGCGGACCCGATCGCCCCCCGCGCTGACCCGATCGGCCGCGTCCTCGCCGACATCGACGCGGGTCGCGCCGCGGCGGTCGCCCGCGCCGTCAGCATCGTCGAGAATCACCGGCCGGGGTTCGACCGGCTGCTCGGCGCGTTGCACCCGCGGCTCGGCCGCGCGGAGCGGATCGGGATCACGGGGCCGCCCGGCGCGGGCAAGAGCACGCTCACGACGGCGCTCGCGCGCGCGCTGCGGGCGCGCGGCAAGCGCGTCGGCATCGTCGCGGTCGACCCGACGTCCCCGTTCACCGGCGGCGCGCTGCTCGGCGACCGCGTGCGCATGGAGGCGGTCGCACTCGACCCGGGCGTGTTCATCCGCTCGCTCGCGACGCGCGGATCGTTAGGCGGGCTGTCGAGCGCGGCGCGCGAGGTGTGCGACGTGCTCGACGGCGCGGGGTTCGACGTCGTCCTGCTCGAAACAGTCGGCGTGGGCCAGAGCGAACTCGACGTCTCGCGCGCGGCGGACACGACGCTCGTCGTGCTCGTGCCCGAGAGCGGCGACTCGATCCAGACGCTCAAGGCCGGCGTGATGGAGATCGCCGACGTGTTCTGCGTCAACAAGGCGGACCGCCCCGGCGCCGACCGGCTGCGCAACGACATCGAGCTGATGCTCGGCCTGCGCCGCGGCGGGACGGGCGCGACGCCGGCGCACCACGGCGTGGACCTCGCGGGGCTGGCGGACGACCCCGCGCATCGCGACCACGTGCGCGACCTCCTGAACCCGGCGCGCGGCGCCCGGCGCGCGGCAGCGGGCGAGCAGGAGGGGACGTGGACGCCCCCGGTGCTCCGGAGCGTCGCGTCCAAGGGCGAGGGCGTCGACGAGGTGCTCGACGCGCTCGACCGTCACCGGCGCTATCTTGAAGCCAGCGGCCAACTTGCGGAGCGTCGGCGGGCGCGGCTCCGCGAGCGCGTCGTCGAGATCACGGAAGCAACGTTGCGCCGGCGGCTGTGGAACGATGCTGGCACAAATGCGTGGCTCGACTCGCAGCTGCCGGCCGTGCAGGCCGGCGAGACGACGCCGTTCGCGGTCGCCGACGCGCTGGTCGCCCGCAGCGGCGCATTGATCGGCGGCCCGCCGCGCGGCGGCGCCTGA
- a CDS encoding methylmalonyl-CoA mutase, with translation MATAQELEQEIRDRDDEIARLRAEVAAWRARYDEGAVRDVAYTNSADEVAPLYTALDTGERVDVEVPGVYPFTRGIHPTGYRGKLWTMRQFAGFSTARETNERFKFLLSQGQTGLSVAFDFPTLMGYDSDHPRSEGEVGKCGVAISSLADMETLMDGIPLGRVSTSMTINGPAIILFCFYAAAAEKQGVPLARIQGTVQNDILKEYMAQHAWCFPIEPALRLIVDMFEWCSANTPKWNTISISGYHIREAGSTAAQELAFTLADGFTYVERGVARGLNVDDFAPRLSFFWDVHNDLFEEVAKLRAARRIWARRMRDVYGAKDPRSWMLRFHAQTAGVTLTAPQPMNNVVRVAYQGLAAVLGGTQSLHTNSMDETLALPTEQAVQVALRTQQILAYETGVPNVIDPLGGSHYVEALTDALEADAERLSAEIEAQGGVVAGLEAGWFQRRIAESAARQQWEFEQRRKLIVGVNAFVTDEPELGIPLLRIGEDAEREQRARMAEMRATRDNALVAQRLEALREAARGTTNVVPLILDCARAYCTLYEIRAALEDVFGAYREPVFF, from the coding sequence ATGGCGACAGCGCAAGAACTCGAGCAGGAGATCCGCGACCGCGACGACGAGATCGCCCGGTTGCGCGCGGAGGTCGCGGCGTGGCGCGCCCGCTATGACGAGGGTGCGGTGCGCGACGTCGCGTATACGAACTCCGCCGACGAGGTCGCGCCGCTCTACACCGCGCTCGACACCGGGGAGCGCGTGGACGTCGAGGTGCCCGGCGTATACCCATTCACGCGCGGCATCCACCCGACCGGCTACCGCGGCAAGCTGTGGACGATGCGGCAGTTCGCGGGCTTCTCGACCGCCCGCGAGACCAACGAGCGGTTCAAGTTCCTGCTCTCGCAGGGGCAGACGGGGCTCTCGGTCGCCTTCGACTTCCCGACGTTGATGGGCTACGACTCCGACCACCCGCGCTCTGAGGGCGAGGTGGGGAAGTGCGGCGTGGCGATCTCCTCGCTCGCCGACATGGAGACGCTCATGGACGGGATCCCGTTAGGCCGGGTCTCCACGTCGATGACCATCAACGGCCCGGCAATCATCCTTTTCTGCTTCTACGCCGCCGCGGCCGAGAAGCAGGGGGTGCCGCTCGCGCGGATCCAGGGGACGGTCCAGAACGACATCCTCAAGGAGTACATGGCGCAGCACGCGTGGTGCTTCCCGATCGAGCCCGCGCTACGCCTGATCGTCGACATGTTCGAGTGGTGCTCGGCCAACACGCCGAAGTGGAACACGATCTCGATCTCGGGCTACCACATCCGCGAGGCCGGGAGCACGGCGGCGCAGGAGCTCGCGTTCACGCTCGCCGACGGGTTCACCTACGTCGAGCGTGGCGTCGCGCGCGGCCTGAACGTCGACGACTTCGCGCCGCGCCTGTCGTTCTTCTGGGACGTGCACAACGATCTGTTCGAGGAGGTCGCGAAGCTCCGCGCGGCGCGGCGCATCTGGGCGCGCCGCATGCGCGACGTCTACGGCGCAAAGGACCCGCGCTCGTGGATGCTGCGGTTCCACGCGCAGACCGCGGGCGTCACGCTCACCGCGCCGCAGCCGATGAACAACGTCGTGCGCGTCGCGTACCAGGGGCTCGCGGCCGTGCTCGGCGGGACGCAGTCGCTGCACACGAACTCGATGGACGAGACGCTCGCGCTGCCGACCGAGCAGGCCGTGCAGGTCGCACTCCGCACGCAGCAGATCCTCGCCTACGAGACCGGCGTGCCCAACGTCATCGACCCGCTCGGCGGGTCGCACTACGTGGAGGCGCTCACGGACGCGCTCGAGGCGGACGCCGAGCGGTTGTCCGCGGAGATCGAGGCGCAGGGCGGGGTGGTCGCGGGGCTCGAGGCCGGGTGGTTCCAGCGTCGTATCGCGGAGAGCGCGGCGCGGCAGCAGTGGGAGTTCGAGCAGCGGCGCAAGCTGATCGTCGGCGTCAACGCGTTCGTGACCGACGAGCCCGAACTCGGGATTCCGCTGCTCAGGATCGGCGAGGACGCCGAGCGCGAGCAGCGCGCGCGCATGGCCGAAATGCGCGCGACGCGCGACAACGCGCTCGTCGCGCAGCGATTGGAAGCACTGCGCGAGGCGGCGCGCGGGACGACCAACGTCGTGCCGCTGATCCTCGACTGCGCGCGGGCGTACTGCACGCTCTACGAGATCCGCGCGGCGTTGGAGGACGTGTTCGGGGCGTATCGCGAGCCGGTCTTCTTCTGA
- a CDS encoding methylmalonyl-CoA mutase, whose product MTRPIRVLVAKPGLDGHDRGAKVVAAALRDAGMEVIYTGLHQTPEMIATAAVQEDVDVVGLSILSGAHMTLFPRVLELLRAEGRDDVLLTGGGIMPKEDVERLKVLGVGELFGPGTPTGALVDYIKRWFAAREAAEQDVGERAATEAGA is encoded by the coding sequence ATGACGCGCCCCATCCGAGTACTCGTTGCGAAGCCCGGTCTCGACGGCCACGACCGCGGCGCGAAGGTCGTCGCGGCCGCGCTGCGCGACGCGGGCATGGAGGTCATCTACACCGGGCTGCACCAGACGCCCGAGATGATCGCCACCGCCGCGGTGCAGGAGGACGTTGACGTCGTCGGGCTGTCGATCCTGAGCGGGGCGCACATGACCCTCTTCCCGCGCGTGCTCGAGTTGCTCCGCGCTGAGGGGCGCGACGACGTGCTGCTCACCGGCGGCGGGATCATGCCGAAGGAGGACGTCGAGCGGCTCAAGGTGTTAGGCGTCGGCGAGCTGTTCGGCCCGGGCACCCCGACCGGCGCGCTGGTCGACTACATCAAGCGCTGGTTCGCCGCGCGCGAGGCGGCGGAGCAGGACGTGGGGGAGCGCGCGGCGACCGAGGCCGGGGCGTGA